From a single Botrytis cinerea B05.10 chromosome 4, complete sequence genomic region:
- the Bcmlh3 gene encoding Bcmlh3, with amino-acid sequence MSIQPLPSDVIAQIKSSSTITSLNGVIFELVKNCLDACCSKIDIDVDYSRGNCTVEDNGLGILPSEFGEIGGLGKLYHSSKLNASNPTYGGHGTFIASLSALSLLSITSHHHLHHSHNSINMHRSEIVSRQTPAPDQHHLASSEHGTRVTVRNLFGSMPVRVKQRAIGSENRQLVAQVRDGLRKDIVSLLLAWPKDVSVSIMETGTEQKFTIRRSLTNSEWRPVGSVDLFNTCSILSKASYIAIDEKSSWIPVSGSTSSLIVNGAISLIPNATKHVQFLAFGIDPLISQDNCSFLYEEINRWFLKSSFGNQEEVNECDETELKRRSKDRRYKDNGYTHKELKGGRKSVDRWPMFYINVHQVDSSNHSRFKFDDVLDEKRNTLDNILEFLQAIIVEFLAKNHFRPKLARGNRSKKLDLATSSTNSKLQDQIGPTKANRPCQNMIDSSATPESSSIVDENHGQKRARIDTLGTKVKLPSFRQSRFAFDSPFGSWSKIKTGIEHPHTKSTYMPESSSTPAQVSSKPQARAATPLISKSGQLIRCPFEESQASISKATPFVNEVQESDASGDELVVWVNPANKVKSLVNRRTGLVVSEKKEDRKNETQLVSNSSSRLNVAKRSRISDKQPIPWIDDILNRWENPIFAPVEPSIPQVSVDGLNLETQEIIHGRHQYCSQVEIERAFKETSSGLHGRISKDALRDAEIISQVDKKFILAKLQRRSVDGKYSNTLLAIIDQHAADERVRIEALLSDFLTYPTVSVAPASVSVVTTPLEKPLSCDISTKDSQLFRNHKKHFSYWGIIYSVSPTGTSITVQQLPPLITARLAANPSLLLHILRTELYSYHEHPTSHPAITPESTWIERIAHIPKGILELLNSRACRTAIMFNDELGVDECRELVKRLANCKFPFMCAHGRVSMIPLGEVGMMTGMKVGGDHSAQFDQGEKAGNHDGTFGAEWRKWMSRRGGN; translated from the exons ATGTCTATACAGCCATTGCCTTCAGACGTAATAGCACAAATAAAATCCTCTTCAACCATTACTAGCCTTAATGGTGTCATCTTTGAGCTTGTTAAGAATTGTCTGGATGCTTGTTGCTCCAAGATCGATATTGATGTAGACTATAGCCGTGGAAATTGTACAGTAGAGGACAATGGACTTGGTATATTGCCATCAGAATTCGGTGAGATTGGAGGTCTGGGAAAGCTCTATC ATTCTTCGAAGCTAAATGCCTCGAATCCAACTTATGGGGGCCATGGAACGTTTATTGCCTCGTTATCTGCTTTGTCCTTACTCTCAATTACTTCGCATCATCACCTGCATCACTCACACAATTCGATAAATATGCATAGATCCGAAATTGTGTCACGCCAAACCCCAGCCCCCgatcaacatcatcttgCTTCTTCTGAACATGGTACACGTGTAACTGTCAGAAATCTCTTTGGTAGTATGCCAGTACGTGTAAAGCAGAGAGCGATTGGTTCTGAGAACCGGCAGCTTGTTGCTCAGGTGCGGGATGGTTTACGTAAAGATATTGTCTCGCTGTTGCTCGCATGGCCAAAAGATGTATCGGTATCTATAATGGAAACTGGTACAGAACAGAAATTTACCATCCGAAGATCTCTTACAAACTCTGAATGGCGCCCGGTTGGTAGTGTTGATCTTTTTAATACTTGCAGTATACTTTCCAAAGCCTCATATATCGCAATTGATGAAAAGTCATCCTGGATACCTGTGAGTGGTTCCACGTCAAGCTTAATTGTCAATGGCGCGATTTCTCTGATCCCAAATGCAACCAAGCACGTACAGTTTCTAGCATTTGGGATAGATCCTCTGATTTCCCAGGACAACTGTAGTTTTCTGTACGAAGAAATTAATCGTTGGTTTCTCAAATCCTCCTTCGGAAATCAAGAGGAGGTAAATGAGTGTGATGAGACTGAATTGAAAAGGAGGTCCAAGGACCGAAGGTATAAGGATAATGGGTACACCCACAAAGAGCTGAAGGGGGGGAGGAAGAGTGTTGATCGATGGCCAATGTTTTACATCAATGTTCACCAGGTCGATTCATcaaaccattcaagattcaaattTGACGACGTGTTAGACGAGAAGCGGAATACTCTTGACAATATTCTGGAGTTTTTGCAGGCGATTATTGTAGAATTCTTGGCCAAGAATCATTTTCGGCCGAAATTGGCACGTGGGAACCGATCTAAGAAATTAGATTTGGCCACTTCATCGACAAATTCAAAACTTCAGGATCAAATTGGACCAACTAAGGCCAACCGGCCTTGTCAAAATATGATTGATTCCTCAGCTACGCCGGAGTCTTCCAGTATTGTCGACGAGAACCACGGCCAGAAAAGAGCAAGAATAGACACGCTGGGAACGAAAGTAaaacttccttcttttcgTCAGTCGCGCTTCGCGTTTGATTCTCCTTTTGGGTCCTggtcaaaaatcaaaactggGATTGAACATCCACATACAAAATCTACATATATGCCAGAAAGTTCAAGCACACCAGCACAAGTTAGCTCGAAGCCGCAGGCGCGAGCAGCAACACCTTTGATTTCTAAATCGGGACAATTGATTCGCTGCCCTTTCGAAGAAAGTCAAGCATCAATCTCCAAAGCAACACCATTCGTTAATGAAGTGCAAGAATCAGACGCAAGTGGGGATGAATTGGTTGTATGGGTCAATCCTGCAAACAAGGTCAAATCTCTAGTAAACCGGCGAACGGGCCTTGTGGTATCCGAAAAAAAGGAGGACAGAAAGAACGAGACACAACTTGTTTCCAATTCATCTTCTCGTTTGAATGTGGCCAAAAGGTCTCGCATAAGCGATAAGCAACCGATTCCGTGGATCGATGACATCTTGAACAGGTGGGAGAATCCAATTTTCGCTCCTGTTGAACCCTCAATACCTCAAGTATCCGTTGATGGCTTAAATCTGGAGACACAAGAGATTATACATGGTCGTCATCAATATTGTTCCCAAGTTGAAATCGAGAGGGCATTCAAAGAAACTTCTTCAGGACTTCATGGGCGCATTTCAAAGGATGCTCTACGAGATGCAGAGATCATCTCACAAGTAGATAAGAAATTCATTCTAGCTAAGCTACAAAGGCGATCTGTGGATGGAAAGTATTCAAATACTCTTCTCGCGATTATTGATCAGCACGCAGCAGACGAACGAGTTCGAATAGAAGCTCTTTTGTCTGATTTTCTTACATACCCCACAGTCTCAGTAGCTCCAGCTTCAGTATCAGTAGTCACTACCCCTCTTGAGAAGCCCCTCAGCTGTGATATCTCAACTAAAGATTCTCAACTTTTTCGTAACCACAAGAAACATTTTTCCTATTGGGGAATCATTTATTCGGTTTCGCCAACGGGTACCAGTATCACCGTTCAACAACTCCCGCCTTTGATAACTGCCAGGCTTGCTGCAAATCCAAGCTTACTCCTTCATATTCTCCGTACAGAGCTTTATTCGTATCATGAGCATCCAACGTCGCATCCTGCCATCACCCCAGAATCCACTTGGATTGAGAGGATAGCTCACATCCCAAAGGGCATCTTGGAGCTGTTGAATAGTAGAGCTTGTAGGACTGCAATCATGTTTAATGATGAGCTTGGTGTCGACGAGTGTAGGGAATTGGTGAAAAGATTGGCCAATTGCAAGTTTCCTTTCATGTGTGCACATGGGCGAGTTAGCATGATACCACTTGGGGAAGTTGGGATGATGACAGGAATGAAAGTAGGTGGAGACCACTCTGCACAGTTTGATCAAGGAGAAAAAGCTGGGAATCATGATGGAACGTTCGGTGCTGAATGGAGAAAATGGATGAGCCGGCGAGGAGGGAATTAG
- the Bcfhg1 gene encoding Bcfhg1 has product MSRITRAGKQQHSLLDNSDLKMALTPQQIDIIKATVPVVQEYGTAITTTFYKNVLAANPALNNIFNQTNQKNGDQPRALSGALAAYAANIDNLAVLSDAVERICQKHASLFIRPEHYPIVGKYLLEAMGQVLGAALTPEILDAWTAAYNQLAQIMIDREMQLYQEAGEWKEWRDFKIAKKVKESSIITSFYLEPVDGKPLPPFKPGQYISVQVHVPDFGYLQSRQYSLSDRPNEKYYRISVKREDAVVLPEANTPVEAGVISNILHDTKHEGDVVQVSPPQGEFFLDLQKNTDSPVVLISAGVGLTPMVSILNTLVERGSARPISYIHAARSKEVDAFHDHVQEIATSNSNVRSWVFVKNLPADNYGHPVKDLAGRMDLSKVKDAALHLDDSTTVYFICGPGGFMDDMSKVLQTFGVSEDRINLEVFGTGEAQ; this is encoded by the coding sequence ATGTCCAGAATCACCAGAGCCGGAAAACAACAACACAGTCTACTAGACAATTCAGATCTTAAGATGGCACTCACACCTCAACAAATCGACATCATCAAGGCTACAGTGCCTGTGGTCCAAGAGTATGGAACCGCCATTACTACCACCTTTTACAAGAACGTTCTCGCCGCAAACCCAGCACTAAATAACATCTTCAACCAAACCAACCAAAAGAATGGAGATCAACCACGTGCTCTGTCAGGTGCTCTCGCTGCTTATGCGGCCAATATCGATAACCTTGCTGTACTCTCGGATGCCGTGGAAAGAATATGTCAGAAGCACGCCTCATTATTCATCCGACCAGAACACTACCCGATAGTTGGAAAATACCTGCTGGAGGCCATGGGCCAGGTACTCGGTGCGGCATTGACGCCAGAAATCCTAGACGCGTGGACGGCTGCCTACAACCAACTGGCTCAGATTATGATTGATAGAGAAATGCAATTATATCAAGAAGCCGGCGAGTGGAAAGAATGGAGGGACTTCAAGATCGCCAAGAAAGTCAAAGAATCCAGTATCATCACCTCTTTCTACCTAGAGCCCGTGGACGGAaaacccctcccccctttcaAGCCGGGCCAGTATATCTCAGTCCAAGTCCATGTACCAGACTTTGGATATTTGCAATCTAGACAATACTCATTGAGTGATCGTCCAAATGAGAAATACTACCGTATCAGTGTGAAGCGAGAGGATGCTGTTGTCCTCCCAGAAGCCAACACACCAGTCGAAGCAGGTGtgatttcaaatattcttcaCGATACCAAACACGAGGGCGATGTAGTCCAGGTATCTCCACCTCAAGGCGAATTCTTCCTCGATCTGCAAAAGAATACCGATTCTCCCGTAGTTTTGATTTCCGCCGGAGTTGGCCTCACCCCCATGGTATCCATCCTCAATACCTTGGTAGAAAGAGGAAGCGCGCGACCAATATCATACATCCACGCAGCACGCAGCAAAGAAGTAGATGCATTCCATGACCATGTCCAAGAAATCGCCACATCGAATTCAAATGTCCGTTCCTGGGTTTTCGTCAAGAATCTACCCGCCGACAATTATGGACATCCGGTCAAGGATCTAGCGGGACGAATGGACTTATCGAAAGTTAAAGACGCTGCGTTGCATTTGGATGATTCTACTACCGTGTATTTTATCTGTGGCCCGGGAGGATTTATGGATGATATGAGTAAGGTTTTGCAAACCTTTGGAGTGAGCGAAGATAGGATTAACCTGGAGGTTTTCGGCACCGGAGAAGCGCAGTGA